Proteins from a genomic interval of Chryseobacterium indologenes:
- a CDS encoding murein L,D-transpeptidase catalytic domain family protein, which produces MKGFYSVIGLVYMVTTSFYISPKGAVKNENFETAKTAKIAAAGDTKSEKNTTAVSSSEALYQSIAFDPEHELNYEVFSKALTGYENLKKAGLLTQDSHLLTICDFSMSSNTKRLWIIDLNDKKVLFNSLVAHGKNTGEEFATNFSNTESSRQSSMGFYITDATYQGDNGYSLRLLGMDKGFNDAAYRRAIVMHGADYVSDSFAAIHKRIGRSWGCPAVPRELSQSMINTIKGRNLLFIYYPDQNYLSSSEWLKSQI; this is translated from the coding sequence ATGAAAGGATTTTATAGCGTAATAGGCCTTGTGTACATGGTAACGACATCATTCTACATTTCTCCAAAAGGGGCGGTAAAGAATGAAAATTTTGAGACAGCAAAAACAGCAAAAATTGCTGCAGCTGGCGACACGAAATCTGAGAAGAATACAACTGCTGTTTCTTCATCAGAAGCATTATACCAATCAATTGCATTTGATCCGGAACATGAACTGAACTATGAAGTATTCTCAAAGGCATTGACTGGTTACGAAAACTTAAAGAAAGCAGGATTGCTTACTCAGGATTCGCATTTACTGACTATCTGCGATTTTTCTATGTCTTCCAACACCAAAAGACTTTGGATCATTGATCTTAATGATAAAAAAGTACTGTTCAACTCACTGGTTGCCCACGGTAAAAATACAGGCGAAGAATTTGCCACGAATTTTTCTAACACGGAAAGTTCGCGACAGAGCAGCATGGGATTTTATATCACGGATGCAACCTACCAGGGAGATAACGGATACTCATTAAGATTACTGGGGATGGATAAAGGATTCAATGATGCAGCCTACAGAAGAGCTATTGTAATGCATGGAGCAGATTACGTAAGCGATTCATTTGCAGCAATACATAAGAGAATCGGGAGAAGCTGGGGATGCCCCGCAGTACCTAGGGAATTATCACAATCAATGATCAATACGATAAAAGGAAGAAATTTATTATTCATCTATTATCCTGATCAGAATTACCTTTCCTCGTCAGAGTGGTTGAAATCGCAAATATAA
- the fabF gene encoding beta-ketoacyl-ACP synthase II: MKRVVITGLGALTPMGNNVEDFWQNSINGVSGAELITHFDSEKFKVRFACEVKGFDPKVHLTHNEIKRSDLFSQYAMYASAEAIKDSGLDLENMDPFDTGVIWGTGQGGMWTFEKEVMDFAQGDGTPRFNPFFVPKFIANMASGMISMKYGLQGINYTTISACATGNTALMDAFNYIRLGKAKVIISGGSEAAITPASIGGFSIMKAMSTRNDDFKTASRPYDADRDGFVMGEGAGALVLEEYEHAIARGATIYAELAGAAMTADAYHMTAPHPEGIGAIKAMQLAVKEAGANMEDIDYINPHATSTPLGDLVELKAINQAFKGSKNLDISATKSMTGHLLGAAGAIEAILSIKAIQQGIIPPTINLHKIDENIPQDINIVFGEAKEKEINFALSNAFGFGGHNATVVFKKFS; encoded by the coding sequence ATGAAAAGAGTTGTCATTACAGGGTTAGGCGCATTGACGCCTATGGGAAATAATGTCGAAGATTTTTGGCAAAACAGCATTAACGGAGTCAGCGGAGCAGAATTAATAACTCATTTCGATTCAGAAAAGTTTAAAGTACGTTTTGCCTGTGAGGTTAAAGGCTTCGATCCAAAGGTTCACCTTACTCATAACGAAATAAAAAGAAGTGATCTTTTTTCACAATATGCCATGTATGCTTCAGCAGAAGCCATAAAAGATTCCGGTCTGGATCTCGAAAATATGGATCCTTTCGACACCGGAGTAATCTGGGGTACAGGACAGGGAGGAATGTGGACTTTCGAAAAAGAAGTGATGGATTTTGCACAGGGAGACGGAACACCGCGTTTCAACCCTTTTTTCGTTCCAAAATTCATTGCCAATATGGCTTCCGGTATGATTTCTATGAAATATGGACTTCAGGGAATCAACTATACAACGATTTCTGCTTGTGCTACAGGAAATACAGCTTTAATGGATGCCTTCAATTATATTCGTTTAGGAAAAGCAAAAGTAATCATCAGCGGTGGTTCTGAGGCAGCAATTACACCGGCTTCTATTGGAGGATTCTCTATTATGAAAGCAATGTCTACCAGAAATGATGATTTTAAAACGGCCAGCCGTCCTTATGACGCAGACAGAGACGGTTTCGTGATGGGTGAAGGAGCGGGAGCTTTGGTTCTTGAAGAATATGAGCACGCTATTGCAAGAGGAGCCACGATCTATGCTGAATTAGCAGGAGCTGCAATGACTGCCGATGCTTACCATATGACAGCACCTCATCCGGAAGGCATCGGAGCGATTAAAGCAATGCAACTGGCAGTAAAAGAAGCAGGCGCCAATATGGAAGATATCGATTATATCAATCCACATGCGACTTCTACGCCTCTCGGAGATTTAGTTGAGCTGAAGGCCATTAATCAAGCGTTTAAAGGAAGCAAAAACTTAGACATCAGTGCTACAAAGTCTATGACAGGGCATTTGCTGGGAGCTGCAGGAGCAATCGAAGCGATCCTTTCCATTAAAGCGATTCAGCAGGGCATTATTCCCCCAACCATCAACCTTCACAAGATTGATGAGAATATTCCTCAGGATATTAATATTGTCTTTGGCGAGGCAAAGGAAAAAGAAATCAATTTTGCTTTAAGTAATGCTTTTGGCTTCGGAGGGCACAATGCGACCGTGGTTTTTAAGAAATTCAGCTAA
- a CDS encoding acetyl-CoA C-acetyltransferase yields the protein MAIVGYNRIPFARMDTAYADQGNQDLLLAALNGLIERYHLKGKLLGEVAGGAVIKHISESNLIRETVMNTSLDPATPACDLQQACDTGIEAAIYIGNKIALGQIENGIACGVEAMSNIPFESSSTLRKALLKANKEKSAFGKLKHLLSPALKDWMPIPYKGQEPKTGLVMGEHTEITAKYYTISREEQDELAFKSHQNMAKAYDEGFFDDMITSAFGLDKDNNLRRDTSLEKLSQLKPAFDKQSGTLTAGNSTPFTDGASAVLLASEEWAKANNLPVLAYITFSEIAGIEYVENKQNLLLAPVFAAERMLRKAGMNLEDFDYYEIHEAFAAQTLATIKIWENDDLAKKFGLEKALGKIDINKLNVKGGSLAAAHPFAATGGRIIATLAKLLNEKGSGKGFISICAARGQGVTMILEK from the coding sequence GTGGCAATCGTCGGATACAACAGAATCCCTTTTGCCAGAATGGACACCGCCTATGCCGACCAGGGAAACCAGGATCTTCTTCTTGCCGCCCTTAACGGACTGATAGAGCGCTATCACCTGAAAGGCAAGCTTCTGGGAGAAGTGGCCGGAGGAGCTGTCATTAAACATATTTCGGAAAGTAACCTCATCAGGGAAACCGTCATGAATACTTCTCTGGATCCGGCAACGCCCGCCTGTGATCTTCAGCAGGCCTGTGATACAGGGATTGAAGCAGCAATTTACATCGGAAATAAAATTGCCCTGGGCCAGATAGAGAACGGTATCGCTTGTGGTGTGGAGGCTATGAGCAATATTCCTTTTGAATCTTCGTCAACGTTAAGGAAAGCTTTATTAAAAGCCAATAAAGAGAAATCAGCCTTTGGAAAGCTAAAACATCTGCTGAGCCCAGCACTTAAAGACTGGATGCCCATTCCATATAAAGGTCAGGAACCGAAAACAGGATTGGTAATGGGTGAACATACCGAAATTACCGCCAAATACTATACAATTTCCAGAGAGGAACAGGATGAGTTGGCTTTTAAAAGTCATCAAAATATGGCTAAAGCATATGATGAAGGATTTTTTGATGATATGATCACCTCAGCTTTTGGTCTTGATAAAGACAATAACCTCCGAAGAGATACCAGTTTAGAAAAACTTTCTCAGCTGAAACCTGCTTTTGATAAACAGAGCGGGACATTAACTGCCGGAAATTCTACACCTTTTACCGATGGAGCCTCGGCCGTTTTACTGGCCAGTGAAGAATGGGCAAAAGCGAATAACCTGCCGGTTCTTGCGTATATTACCTTCTCAGAAATTGCCGGAATCGAATATGTTGAAAACAAGCAGAATTTGCTACTGGCTCCTGTCTTTGCCGCAGAAAGAATGCTTAGAAAAGCAGGAATGAACCTTGAAGATTTTGACTATTATGAAATTCATGAAGCATTTGCCGCCCAGACTCTTGCTACTATAAAAATCTGGGAAAATGATGATCTGGCCAAGAAATTCGGGCTTGAAAAAGCATTAGGAAAAATCGACATAAACAAACTGAATGTAAAAGGAGGAAGTCTTGCAGCTGCACATCCGTTTGCCGCGACAGGAGGCAGAATTATAGCGACCCTTGCCAAATTACTCAATGAAAAAGGAAGCGGAAAAGGATTTATATCTATCTGCGCAGCCCGTGGACAAGGCGTCACCATGATCCTCGAGAAATAA
- a CDS encoding TetR/AcrR family transcriptional regulator: protein MSKAEKTKQLIIEKTATLFNTKGYNSTSLSDITHATGLTKGSIYGNFENKDEVAIEVYKYNAGLLSKTMSRSFGDEFPTSVEKLHAFVNFYRKNWPTVFSNGGCPLMNAATEADDSFPALKKQVKTSFDVWMAKISEVIMQGQHTGEIYKKVNAKEYASLFVMLIEGGILLSKTIGDQSYLNQALDKVSHMIDYELTILPS from the coding sequence ATGTCTAAGGCAGAAAAAACAAAACAACTCATCATTGAGAAAACAGCTACCCTTTTTAATACGAAAGGGTATAATTCCACTTCGCTTTCAGATATTACCCATGCTACCGGCCTTACGAAAGGGAGTATTTACGGTAATTTTGAAAACAAGGACGAAGTAGCCATTGAAGTATATAAATACAATGCAGGATTACTGAGTAAAACGATGAGCCGTTCTTTTGGAGATGAGTTCCCTACCTCAGTAGAAAAACTGCACGCTTTTGTCAATTTTTACAGGAAAAACTGGCCAACTGTATTTTCAAACGGAGGCTGCCCTCTAATGAATGCGGCTACGGAAGCTGACGATTCTTTTCCCGCACTTAAAAAGCAGGTAAAAACATCCTTCGATGTATGGATGGCGAAGATCTCTGAAGTTATCATGCAGGGACAGCATACCGGTGAAATCTACAAAAAGGTAAATGCTAAAGAATATGCCTCTCTGTTTGTCATGCTTATTGAAGGAGGAATCTTGCTGTCAAAAACCATTGGAGACCAAAGTTATCTGAACCAGGCTTTGGATAAGGTCTCCCACATGATCGATTATGAATTAACTATCCTTCCATCATAA
- a CDS encoding OsmC family protein: MRRNATAVWNGTIKEGKGHLTTQSTTLNQTQYSFNSRFADGVGTNPEELLAAAHAGCFTMKLDAELSQAGYNPEELKTTSVITLDPNIGKITKSELTLTAKVPGISDEEFKKFAKIAEEGCPVSAAFNFEITLNATLEQ, encoded by the coding sequence ATGAGACGTAACGCAACAGCCGTTTGGAACGGTACTATCAAAGAAGGTAAAGGACATTTAACGACGCAAAGTACCACTTTAAACCAAACTCAGTATTCTTTCAACAGTCGTTTCGCCGATGGAGTGGGAACCAATCCTGAAGAATTACTGGCAGCCGCCCATGCAGGATGTTTCACGATGAAACTGGATGCAGAGCTTTCGCAAGCCGGTTATAATCCTGAAGAATTAAAAACAACATCTGTCATTACCCTTGATCCGAATATTGGTAAAATCACAAAATCAGAACTTACTTTAACGGCAAAGGTTCCGGGAATTTCTGACGAAGAATTTAAAAAATTTGCTAAAATAGCAGAAGAAGGTTGTCCTGTAAGTGCAGCATTCAATTTTGAAATCACTTTGAATGCTACTTTGGAGCAATAG
- a CDS encoding helix-turn-helix transcriptional regulator codes for MSELENILREITPLSPEDSFLVFDRIKASFDFPYHYHPEIEINFIYKGKGYRRMVGDHTGEIGNIELVLVGPNLPHCWANYRCKNRKTHEITVQFNQDFFNQSLMQKNILKPINNLMKESIRGILFSVETAEKLKNSFLNLSKMNSFESFIEIMKILNELAVAEDKTLLSSYSIELETFGDHDKMKIVHDFVHKNFENKITLDDVASLVNMSNVTFNRFIKKRIGKTFVNYLNEVRISYAARWLMEKNLTVFEIAFEAGFNNIANFNKVFKSIKKTTPTEFREQFKGVKKIE; via the coding sequence ATGAGTGAATTAGAAAATATTTTAAGGGAGATAACTCCACTTTCTCCCGAAGACAGTTTTCTTGTATTTGACAGGATCAAAGCCTCATTTGATTTCCCTTATCATTATCATCCCGAAATTGAGATTAATTTTATTTACAAAGGAAAAGGCTATCGCAGAATGGTGGGAGATCATACCGGAGAAATCGGTAATATAGAATTGGTACTTGTTGGTCCCAATCTGCCACATTGTTGGGCCAATTACCGGTGTAAAAACAGGAAGACTCATGAGATTACGGTGCAGTTTAATCAGGATTTTTTCAACCAGTCACTGATGCAGAAAAACATCCTGAAACCAATCAATAACCTTATGAAAGAATCGATCCGCGGAATATTATTTTCAGTGGAAACAGCAGAAAAATTAAAGAATTCCTTTCTTAATCTCTCGAAAATGAACAGTTTTGAGTCGTTTATCGAAATTATGAAGATCCTCAATGAATTGGCTGTGGCAGAAGATAAGACCCTTTTGTCATCCTACAGTATTGAGCTTGAAACATTTGGGGACCATGATAAAATGAAGATTGTTCATGATTTTGTACATAAGAATTTTGAGAACAAAATAACGCTTGATGATGTGGCTTCTTTGGTGAATATGAGTAATGTGACCTTCAACAGGTTTATTAAAAAAAGAATTGGGAAAACATTTGTCAATTACCTGAACGAAGTCAGAATAAGCTATGCGGCCCGATGGCTTATGGAAAAAAACCTTACGGTCTTTGAAATAGCCTTTGAGGCCGGGTTTAATAATATTGCGAATTTTAATAAAGTCTTTAAATCCATTAAAAAAACGACACCTACGGAATTCCGGGAGCAATTTAAAGGAGTGAAGAAGATTGAATAA
- a CDS encoding SusC/RagA family TonB-linked outer membrane protein: MRKAVIPVLLVLSFYSNAQERKTADTTKTTDIQEVVVTSLGIKRQARSLTYSSQQIGGDELTEVKTPNLLNSINGKVSNVQINRTNGVGSSVRVIMRGNKSVSNSQPLYVIDGIPIINQTGKSANISQYANMPDPGDVLSSINPDDIESINFLKGASASALYGSAGGNGAILITTRKGKIGKSSISYSTSLTVDRAYSLPKLQHSYLSYDPSVPNQNPGDNIESWGAKGASKDYLKDFLQTGTTWVNSLSFQSGNEKSTNYFSIGNTTNKGVVPMSYFDQYNISFRNSSKFLDDKLTLDANFIGSIQDSKNRQTPGASFSPLASLYWLPRGVDFDQYSGDQYSFINKKRLLPAQSWWEIKPDGTFKGNPETQNPYWILNRNAVTVKNKNAYSAITLSYEINPWLTARVRGNYSWSSSDSQRDISAFSAPSLLAGGENGRILKNVYENSSTYGDVLLIGSPKLSESISLDFTVGGSVNSTNNKVTEIDNAYLAYPNLFTLNNLQWNVDRSPGDGYHNQYWNVKKQVRSVFASASVGYKNMFYVDMTFRNDWDSTLSLTGTSGFDYESVGVNAILSSVFKLPEAINFWKVRGSYASVGLGLSANTSNAMVEYYKAYSYGVDAGTIIYPKSSFVTDPNYKELFPKPELNKTFEVGTELRMFKNKLSFDFTYYNSNATNQLLETTISSNLGGLPTGSYFINAGKIRNTGFESSLSYKIFDNEKFGWTATVNASANKNTIVELFPTRLSIPQDQLFSLTGGGEFTKMRLGGSFGDLYGVKFQRDDQGRILVDQNGAPLGTTGVPGYLGNPNPKFILGFGNSFNIGKLGISFLVDGKFGGQVLSLTEKANDLYGVSQRTADARNAGGVSIPNAVYAPGTPLAGQAYTGLTDAKTYYKRTGGAGGIGTGIDEAYMYSATTVRLRQASISYTFDINAKYMKNATVSLVGTNLFFFYKKAPFDPEQVSGNTPGGVGVDSFGLPITRSIGLSLKTNF, from the coding sequence ATGAGAAAAGCAGTTATACCGGTTCTATTAGTTCTTTCCTTTTATTCGAATGCTCAGGAAAGAAAAACGGCCGACACCACGAAGACAACCGATATTCAGGAGGTCGTTGTCACTTCTTTGGGGATAAAAAGACAGGCCAGATCCCTGACTTACTCCAGTCAGCAGATTGGCGGAGACGAACTTACTGAAGTGAAAACTCCCAATCTTTTAAATTCTATCAACGGGAAAGTTTCCAATGTGCAAATCAATAGAACGAACGGTGTAGGAAGTTCTGTAAGGGTGATTATGAGGGGGAATAAATCCGTCTCCAACAGCCAGCCGCTCTATGTGATTGATGGTATACCTATTATCAATCAGACAGGAAAATCTGCGAATATCAGCCAGTATGCGAATATGCCTGATCCGGGAGATGTGCTAAGTTCCATCAATCCTGATGATATTGAGAGTATCAATTTCTTAAAAGGCGCATCCGCATCTGCATTATATGGCTCTGCAGGAGGAAACGGAGCGATATTGATTACTACAAGAAAAGGGAAAATAGGCAAGAGCTCTATTTCCTATAGCACCAGCTTAACTGTAGATCGTGCATACAGTCTTCCAAAACTGCAACATAGCTATCTGTCTTATGATCCTTCTGTGCCTAACCAGAACCCGGGAGATAATATTGAAAGCTGGGGAGCTAAGGGGGCTTCGAAAGATTATCTTAAAGATTTTCTGCAAACGGGAACAACCTGGGTAAACAGTCTTTCTTTCCAGTCCGGAAATGAAAAATCAACCAACTATTTTTCTATTGGAAATACAACTAACAAAGGTGTTGTGCCAATGTCTTATTTTGACCAGTACAACATCTCCTTTAGAAATTCAAGTAAGTTTCTGGATGATAAACTGACATTAGATGCCAATTTTATAGGTTCCATACAGGATAGTAAAAACAGACAAACTCCTGGAGCTTCTTTCTCTCCATTGGCAAGTTTATACTGGTTGCCGCGAGGAGTAGATTTTGATCAATATAGTGGTGATCAGTATTCTTTTATCAATAAAAAAAGATTGTTACCTGCTCAAAGCTGGTGGGAGATAAAACCGGACGGAACGTTCAAAGGAAATCCGGAAACCCAGAATCCATATTGGATATTGAACAGAAATGCCGTGACGGTTAAAAATAAAAATGCATATAGTGCCATTACGTTATCTTATGAGATTAATCCATGGTTAACTGCGAGAGTACGAGGAAACTACAGCTGGAGTTCTTCCGATAGTCAACGTGATATTTCTGCGTTTTCCGCACCAAGTTTATTGGCAGGAGGAGAAAATGGAAGAATTCTTAAAAATGTATATGAAAATTCCTCTACTTATGGTGATGTTTTGTTAATCGGTAGCCCGAAGTTAAGTGAATCAATCTCTCTGGATTTTACAGTAGGAGGAAGTGTGAATTCTACCAACAACAAGGTAACGGAAATAGACAATGCTTATTTAGCGTATCCTAATTTGTTTACCTTAAACAATCTGCAGTGGAATGTAGATAGAAGTCCCGGAGATGGCTACCATAATCAATATTGGAACGTCAAAAAACAAGTGCGTTCAGTTTTTGCCAGTGCGTCTGTTGGATATAAAAACATGTTCTACGTAGATATGACCTTCAGAAATGACTGGGATTCTACTTTGTCTTTAACTGGAACAAGTGGCTTTGATTACGAATCGGTTGGGGTAAATGCTATATTATCTTCAGTATTCAAACTTCCTGAAGCTATTAATTTCTGGAAAGTAAGAGGATCTTACGCAAGTGTTGGGCTAGGACTTTCTGCAAATACCTCCAATGCGATGGTTGAATATTATAAAGCCTATTCATATGGAGTAGATGCAGGAACGATTATATATCCAAAGAGCTCATTTGTTACAGATCCTAATTATAAGGAGTTATTTCCAAAACCTGAGCTTAATAAAACCTTTGAAGTCGGTACTGAATTAAGAATGTTCAAAAACAAACTAAGTTTTGATTTTACCTATTACAATTCCAATGCAACCAATCAGTTGTTAGAAACAACCATTTCTTCCAACCTGGGAGGGCTTCCGACAGGCTCATACTTCATTAATGCCGGTAAAATACGCAATACAGGGTTTGAATCTTCGTTATCATACAAAATATTTGACAATGAAAAATTCGGCTGGACGGCTACAGTGAATGCTTCAGCGAATAAAAATACAATTGTAGAGTTATTCCCGACGAGATTGAGCATTCCGCAAGACCAGCTTTTCTCTTTAACGGGAGGAGGTGAATTTACAAAAATGAGATTAGGAGGATCTTTCGGAGACCTTTACGGAGTGAAATTCCAAAGGGATGATCAGGGACGTATTTTGGTAGATCAAAATGGTGCTCCATTAGGAACAACAGGTGTTCCCGGATATTTGGGTAACCCTAACCCTAAATTTATTCTTGGTTTTGGAAACTCGTTCAATATCGGTAAACTAGGTATCTCTTTCCTTGTTGATGGTAAATTCGGAGGTCAGGTGTTATCCCTGACAGAAAAAGCCAATGATTTGTATGGGGTAAGTCAAAGAACAGCTGATGCAAGAAATGCCGGTGGAGTGTCAATACCCAATGCAGTATATGCTCCTGGAACTCCTTTGGCAGGACAAGCGTATACAGGGTTAACGGATGCGAAAACCTATTACAAAAGAACAGGAGGTGCCGGAGGTATCGGGACAGGAATTGATGAAGCCTATATGTATAGTGCAACAACCGTTCGCCTTCGTCAGGCATCCATCTCATATACCTTTGATATTAATGCAAAATATATGAAGAATGCCACGGTAAGTCTGGTAGGAACAAACCTTTTCTTCTTCTATAAAAAAGCACCGTTTGATCCGGAACAGGTATCCGGAAATACACCGGGAGGGGTGGGTGTTGATTCATTCGGACTTCCAATTACCCGATCTATAGGACTATCGTTAAAGACTAACTTCTAA
- a CDS encoding SusD/RagB family nutrient-binding outer membrane lipoprotein: MKFNHIKTLVFGAVALFSASGCGDLEDINKEKLGNPENFYSDYAAVVNPMKSMQRGLQSDYQLYPNLSADMFSGMFSTATPFNGGKNNMSYFMMDGWNNRIIARQQDIFNYSIIIDDAAKTIYPDTDFTATFAVKKIIKIFTASRVSDSHGPVVYSKYETPNPNGTTDFDSQQDAYNFFIKDLDAAIVNLQKVQNMPVTGNEGDKSALTKADLVFGGNIGQWAKFANSLKLRLAMRMSYADPAKSKQYAEEALASSAGLITDNADNALISVGQSELSFIIYSWGDCLIGAPLMAYMNGYNDPRLSAYAIPATDSQVLGKYIGVRQGIDLLNGKTTYGGFSQPQAKSANGDYFSGTNGKMKLFTAAEGWFLKAEAALRGYAGAGDAQTNYESGVKQSFGEWGKTADVANYLTNTTATEAPYVDPKNPANNINAGDAQLSTITIAWNNADSTERKLERIITQKWLSLYPNGPEAWAEQRRTGYPILFKIRQNDSGGLISTDQMIRRIPFTNDTKTSLYNYQQASQMLNGPDNGGTKLWWDKKL; this comes from the coding sequence ATGAAATTCAACCATATTAAAACATTAGTGTTCGGGGCAGTAGCATTGTTTTCTGCTTCAGGATGCGGTGATCTTGAAGATATTAACAAAGAAAAATTAGGTAATCCTGAAAACTTTTATTCAGATTATGCGGCGGTAGTAAATCCTATGAAATCTATGCAAAGAGGATTGCAGTCTGATTATCAGTTGTATCCTAATTTAAGCGCCGATATGTTCAGTGGCATGTTCAGTACTGCAACCCCGTTTAATGGTGGCAAGAATAATATGTCATATTTTATGATGGATGGCTGGAACAACAGGATTATTGCCAGACAGCAGGATATTTTTAATTATTCTATTATCATTGATGATGCCGCAAAAACGATCTATCCTGATACAGACTTTACCGCTACATTCGCTGTTAAAAAGATTATAAAAATATTTACTGCTTCCCGAGTATCAGACAGTCATGGTCCGGTTGTGTACAGCAAATATGAAACTCCAAATCCTAATGGAACAACTGATTTTGACTCTCAACAGGATGCTTACAATTTTTTCATCAAAGATCTTGATGCGGCTATTGTCAATCTACAAAAGGTGCAGAATATGCCCGTTACTGGAAATGAAGGTGATAAGTCTGCATTAACAAAGGCTGATTTGGTGTTCGGCGGTAATATCGGACAATGGGCAAAATTTGCTAACTCTCTTAAGTTGAGGTTAGCCATGAGAATGAGCTATGCAGATCCTGCAAAATCAAAGCAGTATGCAGAAGAAGCCCTCGCATCATCTGCAGGACTTATTACTGATAACGCAGATAATGCATTGATCAGTGTAGGACAATCTGAACTGAGCTTTATCATCTATTCTTGGGGAGATTGCTTGATAGGAGCTCCTTTAATGGCCTATATGAACGGATATAACGATCCGAGACTATCTGCTTATGCAATTCCTGCTACAGACAGTCAGGTTCTGGGGAAATATATCGGAGTTCGCCAGGGAATAGACTTATTAAATGGAAAAACAACATACGGAGGTTTCTCTCAACCACAGGCCAAATCAGCGAATGGAGATTATTTTTCCGGAACTAATGGTAAAATGAAATTATTTACCGCAGCAGAAGGGTGGTTTCTGAAAGCCGAAGCAGCGTTAAGAGGATATGCCGGTGCAGGGGATGCCCAAACTAACTATGAAAGTGGGGTAAAACAATCTTTTGGGGAATGGGGTAAAACGGCTGACGTAGCAAACTACCTTACCAATACAACTGCTACTGAGGCACCTTATGTTGACCCTAAAAATCCAGCCAATAATATTAACGCTGGAGATGCTCAGCTAAGTACCATTACCATTGCATGGAATAATGCTGATTCAACAGAAAGAAAACTCGAAAGAATCATTACTCAAAAATGGCTGTCATTATATCCGAACGGACCTGAAGCATGGGCCGAACAAAGAAGAACCGGATATCCTATCCTATTCAAAATCAGACAAAATGATAGCGGAGGACTGATCAGTACTGATCAGATGATCCGAAGAATTCCTTTTACTAATGATACCAAAACTTCATTATATAATTATCAGCAAGCGTCTCAAATGTTAAATGGACCGGATAACGGAGGAACAAAACTTTGGTGGGATAAAAAATTATAA